A section of the Pochonia chlamydosporia 170 chromosome 2, whole genome shotgun sequence genome encodes:
- a CDS encoding beta-lactamase domain-containing protein (similar to Aspergillus oryzae RIB40 XP_001823823.1) gives MSLPAKPVDSNNHDFEFAQSGLVAPLSNPQILSDLSGDVVWDADAYQFMSEECPPTTNELLWRQGQLCSVTAGLYQVTSGIYQVRGLDLANMSIVQIPKTNKIIIVDCLTSVETARAAIQLYQDYHNSQFQQNADIEALLYTHCHVDHFRGAQAIVDMAGPDLQIIGPDGFLEHAVSENVYAGAAMSRRSIYMYGEGLPKVCRRLNRLRPGPGSITSDGVLKPGIEGLEIICQLTPGKEAPAEVNFYFRDYHALCMAENATHTLHNIQTLRGAPVRDARLWSPYLDESITLFGDMTDVVFSSHHWPTWKSAGENSDATNGKADDSQNLVLTFLSEQRDYYAYLHNETLRQLNNGSTPVEIAEQIKTPSALSARTNLQGYYGSVSHNVKGIYDKYMGWFDGNPANLWRLQPTDEATEYVKCMGGQQAVLDKAKEYQNNGNLRFAATLLDKCIFADPSNVNAKNQLVSIYTTLGQGAENGTWRNIYLTGAYELQNGPQGAVNTMTKASLMALNLVELFDTMAIRINGPEAFVLENKITIDFMVEDMPRQSGTGPVGWHMRLSNGAMTGHEIPYVPFQDLKDSKVDLTVWLAHETLVKVVGSAAAGKDSSLDQTGIKTSGDANAWTKVTALVVVPNNGESVSIVFSCRHTSNDVATRPYFLVILLSLCSKPCTTNCAKGYERHLAYLHSIFTIAAVRANESRYGHPVSSIPDNLTTLERLSEGQLLNCLFLRLRLISVESFLKSLCPVADSSYT, from the exons ATGTCTCTACCTGCGAAACCTGTCGATTCCAACAATCACGACTTTGAGTTTGCTCagagtggtctggtggcaccTTTGAGCAATCCTCAAATCTTGTCGGATTTGAGTGGCGATGTTGTCTGGGATGCTGATGCGTATCAGTTTATGTCGGAAGAGTGTCCTCCCACCACAAATGAGCTGCTATGGCGACAAGGTCAACTCTGCAGCGTCACAGCAGGCCTTTATCAGGTGACCAGTGGCATCTATCAAGTACGTGGCCTTGATCTCGCCAACATGAGCATTGTCCAGATCCCAAAGACGAACAAGATTATCATCGTCGACTGCTTGACCTCTGTTGAAACAGCGCGAGCAGCGATTCAACTCTACCAGGACTACCACAACAGTCAGTTCCAGCAAAAtgctgacattgaagcactCTTGTACACCCATTGTCATGTGGACCATTTTAGGGGTGCGCAGGCCATCGTAGATATGGCCGGTCCGGATCTCCAAATCATCGGCCCAGACGGCTTTCTCGAACATGCCGTCAGTGAGAATGTGTACGCCGGAGCTGCCATGTCTCGAAGATCCATCTACATGTATGGAGAAGGCTTGCCCAAGGTCTGCAGACGGTTAAATCGGTTGCGGCCTGGGCCAGGT AGCATCACAAGTGATGGCGTTCTCAAGCCTGGGATTGAAGGGCTAGAAATCATTTGTCAACTGACTCCCGGGAAAGAGGCCCCTGCCGAAGTGAATTTTTACTTTCGAGACTACCACGCTCTCTGCATGGCTGAGAATGCAACACACACCCTGCACAACATCCAAACGTTACGTGGAGCGCCAGTTCGCGACGCGAGACTTTGGTCTCCATACCTCGATGAGTCCATCACTCTTTTCGGAGACATGACGGATGTGGTATTCTCCAGCCACCATTGGCCAACCTGGAAGTCTGCAGGCGAGAACAGTGATGCTACAAATGGCAAAGCTGACGACTCGCAgaacttggtcttgacctTCTTGTCAGAGCAGCGTGACTACTACGCATACCTTCACAATGAAACACTACGCCAACTGAACAATGGTAGCACTCCTGTGGAAATTGCCGAGCAGATTAAGACGCCGTCTGCTCTGAGCGCGCGAACGAACCTGCAAGGTTACTATGGTTCAGTCAGTCACAACGTCAAAGGAATTTATGACAAGTACATGGGCTGGTTTGACGGCAACCCTGCGAACTTATGGAGACTTCAGCCTACCGATGAAGCAACTGAGTACGTCAAATGCATGGGCGGGCAGCAAGCTGTCCttgacaaagccaaggagtACCAGAACAATGGAAACCTACGATTTGCCGCTACTCTCTTGGATAAATGCATTTTTGCCGATCCCAGTAATGTGAATGCAAAGAATCAACTGGTATCTATCTATACGACACTCGGGCAGGGAGCAGAAAACGGGACCTGGCGGAACATATACCTTACTGGGGCGTATGAGTTGCAAAATGGACCACAGGGAGCGGTCAACACCATGACAAAGGCGTCTCTGATGGCGCTCAACTTGGTTGAGTTATTCGACACTATGGCCATTAGAATCAATGGCCCGGAGGCTTTTGTTTTGGAGAACAAAATTACCATTGATTTCATGGTGGAGGACATGCCTCGACAGTCCGGGACCGGTCCTGTTGGGTGGCATATGAGGCTGAGCAACGGCGCCATGACTGGGCATGAGATTCCATACGTTCCTTTCCAGGACTTGAAGGATAGCAAAGTTGACCTAACAGTATGGCTTGCGCATGAGACTCTTGTTAAAGTTGTGGGAAGTGCTGCGGCGGGAAAAGATTCTAGCTTGGATCAGACCGGAATTAAGACCTCTGGGGATGCTAACGCGTGGACAAAGGTTACggcattggtggtggtgcctAACAAT GGCGAATCCGTCAGCATCGTTTTCTCGTGTAGGCACACCTCCAATGATGTAGCAACAAGGCCGTATTTCCTCGTCATTCTTCTAAGCCTTTGTTCTAA ACCATGTACTACAAACTGCGCAAAGGGTTACGAGAGGCACCTAGCTTACCTCCATTCTATTTTCACCATTGCTGCGGTACGGGCAAACGAATCCAG ATACGGCCATCCTGTCTCTAGCATCCCTGATAATTTGACTACACTGGAAAGGCTAAGTGAGGGACAGTTGCTGAACTGCCTTTTCCTGCGTTTAAGACTAATAAGTGTTGAGAGCTTTCTCAAGAGCCTCTGCCCTGTAGCAGACAGCTCTTACACTTGA
- a CDS encoding C6 zinc finger domain-containing protein (similar to Metarhizium acridum CQMa 102 XP_007812344.1): MEGGLAQVVQLGEKPTWLSMAFWFCDEGKPNCLRCTASGRICGGYDLGVRFIDSQGVLRAKRKRRVTTTSIISIRPLSLGIEGSDAERQFFFSCRRATEAGVAMHLCSVSSFWTKLAPQLGHFDAAVKHSLVALGATYHLKKMKTGVSGQKNASSVTADKLELFAMRQYNRAIENVYGHLDKKNPKSIALVLVCCLIFVSLELLRQNNRAAIAHLRNGIQIIISALDIDLLSDSSSTPWTKDMVLSNSDLWDIITQFRNIEFAWNVFSNDVSLTLGLHLRRVLGAQPKPGAFKPKSITSVNDGYKARTEFMNAVTARYSELQKHQGDEVFWAQPKMQQELYSLRTWGGKIMSAIEALWTSPQAPVIGTWSSYSSQVDWLLISSGRTLVEMIPFGVNAHTKVAGNMDIQNDVTRGVSLAAKMHLEHAATGRPPSEFSLEIGLVAVMYWAWVFSTRAETKEAAMRILQDLDKMEGPWDAKQILTSLPGMVKPRLLVI, from the exons ATGGAAGGAGGGCTCGCACAGGTTGTACAACTTG GTGAGAAACCGACGTGGTTGAGCATGGCATTTTGGTTC TGTGACGAAGGAAAGCCAAATTGCCTTCGATGTACCGCCAGTGGTAGGATATGTGGTGGCTACGATCTTGGAGTCCGTTTCATTGACAGTCAAGGGGTGCTTCGAGCCAAGCGCAAGAGACGTGTTACTACTACATCCATCATATCAATACGGCCGCTATCCCTCGGTATTGAAGGCTCTGATGCAGAAAGACAATTCTTCTTCAGTTGTAGACGCGCGACCGAGGCTGGTGTTGCCATGCACTTGTGCAGCGTCTCATCATTCTGGACCAAACTGGCGCCTCAACTCGGTCACTTTGATGCAGCCGTAAAGCATTCCTTGGTCGCTCTAGGTGCCACATATCATCTCAAGAAGATGAAAACAGGAGTGAGCGGCCAAAAGAATGCTTCTTCAGTCACAGCCGACAAGTTGGAGCTCTTTGCCATGAGGCAATACAACCGAGCCATCGAAAACGTCTATGGTCATCTTGACAAAAAGAATCCCAAAAGTATTGCTTTAGTGCTGGTATGCTGTCTAATATTTGTTTCCCTGGAACTTCTGCGACAAAATAACCGTGCTGCAATAGCGCATTTGCGGAATGGCATACAAATTATCATCTCAGCTTTGGATATTGATCTTCTGAGCGATTCGTCCAGTACACCTTGGACCAAAGACATGGTCTTATCAAATAGCGACTTATGGGATATTATCACTCAATTTCGCAATATCGAGTTTGCATGGAATGTGTTTTCGAACGACGTCTCCCTCACGCTGGGGCTACACCTCCGAAGGGTTTTGGGTGCTCAACCTAAACCCGGTGCATTTAAACCCAAGTCAATTACGAGCGTAAACGACGGGTACAAGGCAAGGACGGAATTTATGAATGCTGTTACAGCTCGATATTCGGAGCTGCAGAAGCATCAGGGCGATGAAGTCTTCTGGGCTCAACCGAAAATGCAGCAGGAGCTGTACTCTCTCCGAACTTGGGGCGGAAAGATCATGTCTGCAATTGAAGCACTCTGGACTAGCCCTCAAGCCCCAGTGATTGGAACATGGAGTTCCTATAGTAGTCAGGTCGACTGGCTTCTCATCAGCAGTGGGCGAACATTAGTCGAGATGATACCATTCGGTGTCAATGCCCACACGAAAGTTGCGGGAAACATGGACATTCAGAATGACGTTACGAGGGGCGTATCTCTTGCGGCCAAAATGCACCTGGAACATGCTGCAACAGGACGACCTCCGTCAGAGTTTAGCCTTGAAATTGGGTTGGTCGCCGTTATGTATTGGGCTTGGGTGTTTAGCACCCGGGCTGAGACGAAAGAAGCAGCCATGAGGATTCTTCAAGATTTGGATAAGATGGAAGGGCCGTGGGATGCCAAACAGATATTAACGTCCCTTCCGGGCATGGTGAAGCCGCGGCTACTGGTCA TATAA
- a CDS encoding coagulation factor 5/8 type domain-containing protein (similar to Cordyceps militaris CM01 XP_006668393.1), producing the protein MHPFAPILVLTLAFKVSGTSFLNHSQLLAGVESRDWFESNIPLVDTPDKQIQDVYYYRWQVYKEHLVYTGAQYGYMPSEFLHPAGYGAPYGGIVAAAGHHINEGRWIRDLKYGQDAVNYWLSGPGQLPKPMREDVNKDTSDWAHEYSFWAASAVWRQYLVTGDREFIVGQLENLVKQYRGWDTHFNNALGLYWQYPVWDATEYTAASYESNDPYHGGAGFRPTLNAYQFGDAQAISYIAALKGDSDLAEEYRGRAKQLQDALEKHLWDNGAAFYKHRARDNNPSGALISTREIMGYIPWIFNMTTRDSNMAAFAQLKESQGFASAYGPTTAERRSKWFMYQAQDCCRWNGPSWPYATSQTLTAVENVLNDYPSQSYITSFDYFTLLQRYTTTQYKNGTPYVAEAHDPDSNRWIYDGYNHSEDYNHSTFVDNILAGLLGLRAQPDNTLVINPLIPTSWEHFVVENAVYHGRSSTILWDKTGSYYKQGKGLLVYVNGNLAGRRESLGLLKVDVGPASTIPTSAVVNIAANGQRFPQLTKAFASYTSGFDDLARAIDGMVWRTGIPQNTRWTSYDSPNSHDHFGVDLRRNQAVCDIRLFFYDDGGGVRIPSSYDLQYWAGNNWATVPNQHRSGVPTTSNAETKIIFPTITTSQLRVVAPNPGPGNGWGLSEFEVWTPAVFKIRNENSGKVMGVQDRWTANSANIQQFNDNASEDLLWQFIAAPGGWWKIKNLHSGLLLAVQYASKANSAQLQQYEDNGTDDHLWRVESKGGGLFFIRNKNSQKLAGVDRMSTAQGANVVQFEDNGTKDHLWSLLPAISKGCSAQTNDDLSRVAII; encoded by the exons ATGCACCCTTTTGCTCCAATTCTGGTTCTGACCCTagcattcaaagtttcaGGCACAAGTTTTCTCAATCATAGTCAACTACTTGCTGGCGTTGAGAGCCGTGACTGGTTTGAAAGCAATATCCCACTGGTTGATACCCCCGATAAACAAATCCAAGATGTCTACTACTACCGCTGGCAGGTTTACAAAGAGCACCTCGTGTACACTGGTGCTCAGTACGGTTACATGCCAAGTGAGTTCCTGCACCCGGCTGGCTACGGTGCGCCTTATGGCGGTATTGTAGCAGCCGCTGGGCATCACATCAATGAAGGCCGCTGGATAAGGGATCTCAAATACGGCCAAGATGCTGTGAACTACTGGCTCTCTGGACCTGGACAGCTTCCAAAGCCAATGAGGGAAGATGTAAACAAGGATACATCGGACTGGGCGCACGAGTATAGCTTTTGGGCAGCGAGTGCAGTGTGGAGGCAGTATCTAGTGACTGGAGACCGCGAATTTATTGTCGGCCAACTGGAGAATCTTGTCAAGCAGTATCGTGGCTGGGATACACATTTCAATAATGCTCTTGGGCTATACTGGCAGTATCCAGTCTGGGATGCCACTGAATACACTGCTGCGTCTTACGAGTCGAATGATCCATATCACGGTGGAGCAGGATTTCGACCAACACTCAATGCGTACCAATTCGGTGATGCTCAAGCAATATCGTACATTGCAGCTCTTAAAGGGGACTCAGATTTGGCAGAAGAGTACAGAGGTCGTGCTAAGCAATTACAGGACGCCTTGGAGAAACACCTCTGGGATAATGGAGCCGCGTTCTACAAACATCGAGCCCGTGACAACAACCCGTCTGGAGCTTTGATATCCACCCGCGAAATTATGGGCTATATCCCATGGATATTCAACATGACCACCAGGGACTCCAACATGGCCGCATTTGCTCAGCTGAAAGAATCGCAAGGGTTCGCTTCTGCATATGGGCCAACCACTGCCGAACGACGAAGCAAGTGGTTCATGTACCAGGCTCAGGACTGTTGTCGTTGGAACGGACCTTCGTGGCCTTATGCAACGTCTCAAACTCTCACAGCTGTAGAAAACGTTCTCAATGACTACCCGTCTCAGAGTTACATTACATCGTTCGACTATTTTACACTTCTTCAGCGCTACACTACCACCCAATACAAAAACGGCACACCTTACGTGGCTGAAGCTCACGATCCAGACTCGAACAGGTGGATATACGACGGCTACAATCACAGCGAGGACTATAATCACTCTACATTTGTAGACAACATCCTGGCCGGGCTCCTTGGTCTACGTgctcaaccagacaacacaCTCGTCATCAACCCTCTGATACCAACTTCATGGGAACACTTCGTCGTAGAAAATGCAGTATACCACGGCCGCTCCAGTACTATTCTCTGGGATAAAACTGGGTCTTACTATAAGCAAGGAAAAGGGCTATTGGTTTATGTTAATGGCAACCTTGCTGGACGCCGCGAATCGCTGGGATTACTCAAGGTCGATGTTGGTCCAGCATCGACAATACCTACCAGCGCAGTTGTCAACATCGCCGCCAATGGCCAACGATTCCCTCAGCTAACCAAAGCTTTTGCATCATATACCTCCGGATTTGACGATCTCGCTCGAGCTATCGACGGCATGGTTTGGCGCACTGGAATCCCGCAGAATACTCGCTGGACTTCTTATGATAGTCCAAATTCTCACGACCATTTCGGAGTCGATCTCCGCCGGAACCAAGCTGTGTGCGATATTCGACTGTTCTTCTACgatgatggtggcggcgTTCGTATTCCCTCTTCCTATGATCTCCAGTACTGGGCGGGCAACAACTGGGCAACGGTTCCAAATCAGCACCGCAGCGGCGTGCCAACCACCTCTAATGCTGAAACGAAGATAATATTTCCTACCATCACAACATCTCAACTGCGTGTTGTCGCACCAAATCCTGGACCAGGCAACGGATGGGGACTTTCGGAATTCGAGGTGTGGACACCAGCCGTCTTCAAAATACGCAACGAGAATAGCGGCAAGGTCATGGGCGTACAAGATCGCTGGACAGCTAATAGTGCGAATATCCAGCAATTTAATGATAATGCCTCCGAAGATCTGCTGTGGCAATTTATCGCAGCCCCTGGCGGATGGTGGAAAATTAAGAATCTTCATAGTGGGCTCCTTTTAGCAGTGCAGTATGCCTCCAAGGCAAACAGCGCACAGCTACAGCAATATGAGGATAATGGCACCGATGACCATCTATGGAGAGTCGAGTCTAAAGGTGGCGGGTTATTCTTCATTCGAAACAAGAACAGCCAAAAGCTGGCGGGGGTTGATCGCATGTCAACTGCTCAAGGGGCCAACGTCGTTCAATTTGAAGATAATGGCACCAAAGACCACCTTTGGAGTTTGCTCCCTGCAATTTCCAAGGGATGTTCTGCTCAAACT AACGACGACTTGTCTCGAGTGGCGATCATCTAG